GTTGATTTTGTGCGTAGAATGTTTATCGCTTGGTGCTTTAAGAGTTTGAGCACTTCTCTTGCTGTAAAATGTTCAGAAAGAAAGATCAATTTAGATGCCTATAGATTTAATTCAGAATTGTGCATTACCAATACAATGTTTTTTTATTGTGAAATAGATTCTTGTCTAATTAGCAGTTACAAGGCTAACTCTTGATGTCTGAATTATGTGATCCAATCGTACCAGGTGCCTGTTTACATAGCAGAGATATCTCCTCAGAACACAAGAGGGGCGCTTGGCTCCGTGAACCAGGTGTGCCTATTCTCACTAGTCAAAAGCATCTCATCTTTCGTGAGACAATACATGGATTGGTTTATGTGAAGCTCACTGTGCTATCATTACATAGTTGTCTGTCACCATGGGTATCTTCCTGGCATATGTGCTAGGCATGTTTGTTCCCTGGAGGTTACTTGCTGTATTAGGTAATGCAACTAATATACCTATTACTAAAGTTTGTTCTTGCTGCTACCAGTTTGCAGTAATTGTTTCTTCTGCTAGAGTTTGCAGTTAATTTCTGACAACCGATTTCTGATTCAAATCTCCGGCATCCATTCTTTCAGGAACCTTGCCTTGTACATTGTTAATACCTGGTCTATTCTTCATTCCAGAATCTCCAAGATGGCTGGTGTGTATATGCTCAATTTCGATATGAAGCAGTGCATCACTCTGAAACCTGCAATGACATTTTTTACGCATCTCTCTACAGGCAAAGATGAACTTGATGGATGATTTTGAGACTTCTTTACAAGTTCTGAGGGGTTTCGAGAATGACATCTCAATGGAAGTGGCTGATATAAAGGCAAGAACTTGAGCTGTTTTTTTCCACCATTTACTTGGAAACCCTTATGTAGTATTTTcagtttggtataatttcctgtaACGCTGGAAAAATGTGTAGATGCACCTCattcttatataagtataactttaGTTTCactgcaaaaaagaaaaaacgTATAGCTTTAGATTTGAACTTTCGGTTGCCTTGTGCAGAGAGCAGTAGCATCAGCAAACAAAAAGGCCACGGTCCGTTTTCAAGAATTAAATCAGAAGAAGTACCGGACTCCATTATTAGTAACTTCTGTACCCTTTTTTATCTTTTCGGTCCATCTATACCAACATCAGTACATTTGTAAATGGTAATTATGTTAAATGTTGGCAGATAGGAACTGGCCTTCTAGTACTTCAAAATCTGTGTGGGATAAATGGTATACTGTTCTATGCAAGTAGAATCTTCAGAGCTGCAGGTGAGTTGTGCAGTATTTTTCTTATTTCAGGTGTTTTTTATTGTTTAGGCATAGTCATGTATTAGCTCCTACTTACTGGTAAGTTTCATTCTGTTTTCAACAGTGATTTACCTTTTTTTGTTGGTTAAGTGCAATAGTGATAGTGCAGTCCATATTGGCTAGTAAATTTGACATGCAAAGTTCTTCAGGGTTCACAAACAGTGACTTGGCTACATGTGCACTTGGAGGTATTCAGGTATGTAACACTTTCGCAGTTCTTTCAAGTATGCTCTAAGGAAGGTTCGATCTTGTCTCGCTGACAGCATCAGCTTAATTAGGTCCTCGCCACTGGAGTTACAACTTCCTTACTAGATAAAGCTGGCCGACGGATCCTTCTTATTGTAACTTCCTCATTCCCCATGAAACCTCTAGTTTGTTTGTAAGCTGTATGTCACTGTAACACGTTCCTCACTTCGAATTTCAGATCTCCACTGCTGGGACGACCCTAAGCCTTCTTGCAGTTGCTATTGCATTTTTTCTCAAGGTATATTCAGGTGTTTTGGCTTTTGATGCTCATAAAGAATCATCTACTGCACTATTTCCAAAATTCTACTACATGGCTTCTGAAGATGTTGAGCAACAACATTATCTTTCACCGGGTCTCTTCAGCCAAGCCACTTAAATATTAACATATTGTTTGTGTTCATGTAAAAAACATATTGTTCTGTTAATTATTTGTTTCAGGATAATTTATCACATGATTCTCACTCGGACTACATCCTAAGTATGGTGTCCTTGGTGGCTCTTGTGGTACGTCTGTCAGTTAGATTATTTCGTTGTAGTCACATGTCATATGTGGAACCTATGTCAAAAGTCTTAACTTGGACATTTCCTTCAGGCTTACATCATCGCCTTCTCCTTCGGCATGGGTGCCATTCCGTGGCTCATAATGTCTGAGGTAAGAGTTGCTGGCCTCATAGCCCATAACATGATGTCGGCATATGCATATCATAGAAGTCCATTCACATTTAAAAAAAAAGGAGGCGTCACATAACCATAATTCAGAGCAAGTATATAAATTCCGCAACCAGGCACGAGTGTAAGTACTCTGAATCTTACAGTTCCAACTTTGAACGTGTTCAGATCCTTCCGGTCGGCATCAAGAGTTTCGCGGGGAGCTTCGCGACGCTTGCCAACATGCTCACGTCCTTCGCGGTGACCATGACGGCGAACCTGCTGCTCAGCTGGAGTGCCGGAGGTCCGTACTTGTGCCCTCCTCTTTGGCTGAGCAAGGACACCATGAAACCTGATTAAAGTTGACATGTACTTGTTTGAACAATATGTGCAGG
This Lolium perenne isolate Kyuss_39 chromosome 1, Kyuss_2.0, whole genome shotgun sequence DNA region includes the following protein-coding sequences:
- the LOC127327669 gene encoding sugar transporter ERD6-like 4, which codes for MNGGGEESGSDQEVAGMSKPLLLKNNGSWYRMAGSSWRQSAGASSMAVLRESHVSALLCTLIVALGPIQFGFTSGFSSPTQDAMIRDLGLSISQFSAFGSLSNVGAMVGAIASGQMAEYIGRKGSLMIAAIPNIIGWLAISFAKDSSFLYLGRLLEGFGVGVISYVVPVYIAEISPQNTRGALGSVNQLSVTMGIFLAYVLGMFVPWRLLAVLGTLPCTLLIPGLFFIPESPRWLAKMNLMDDFETSLQVLRGFENDISMEVADIKRAVASANKKATVRFQELNQKKYRTPLLIGTGLLVLQNLCGINGILFYASRIFRAAGFTNSDLATCALGGIQVLATGVTTSLLDKAGRRILLIISTAGTTLSLLAVAIAFFLKDNLSHDSHSDYILSMVSLVALVAYIIAFSFGMGAIPWLIMSEILPVGIKSFAGSFATLANMLTSFAVTMTANLLLSWSAGGTFALYMVVSAFTLVFVVLWVPETKGRTLEEIQWSFR